The following are from one region of the Agelaius phoeniceus isolate bAgePho1 chromosome 20, bAgePho1.hap1, whole genome shotgun sequence genome:
- the P2RX5 gene encoding P2X purinoceptor 5 isoform X1, with the protein MGQVAWKALFLSLFDYKTEKYVIAKNKKVGVLYRVVQLSILAYLVGWVFVVKKGYQDTDTSLQSSVITKLKGVAFTNTSELGERIWDVADYVIPPQGESVFFVMTNLIVTPNQRQATCAEVGRTEPLDPQTPAKPGKGTDRGHFWSHKERKDERQSASIPDALCDKDTDCLEGEAVVAGNGVKTGRCLKDRGSTRGTCEILAWCPVEKRSKPKKPLLGSAENFTVYIKNSIRFPKFKFSKMNVLATDNESYLKSCRYSQEHPYCPIFVLGNIVRWAGGDFQEMASQGGVIGIQIEWNCDLDKAPSECNPHYSFSRLDNKSAETSISSGYNFRFAKYYRDAEGVDYRTLIKAYGIRFDVMVNGKAGKFNIIPTIINISSGLALMGAGAFFCDLVLLYLIKKSNFYRGKKYEEVKSNSRKSLSSPTLNGNQSPEQLDGL; encoded by the exons ATGGGGCAGGTGGCTTGGAAGGCtttatttctgtctcttttcGATTATAAAACGGAGAAATACGTCATTGCCAAGAACAAGAAGGTTGGGGTCCTCTACCGAGTGGTgcagctctccatcctggcTTACCTGGTGGG GTGGGTGTTTGTGGTCAAGAAAGGCTACCAGGACACAGACACGTCCCTCCAGAGCTCTGTCATCACCAAGCTGAAAGGGGTGGCCTTCACCAACACCTcggagctgggggagaggatTTGGGATGTTGCAGACTATGTCATCCCTCCCCAG GGCGAAAGTGTCTTCTTTGTCATGACAAATCTGATTGTGACCCCAAACCAGAGACAAGCCACGTGTGCTGAGGTAGGAAGAACTGAGCCCCTTGACCCCCAGACCCCTGCAAAACCAGGGAAAGGAACTGACAGAGGACACTTCTGGAGCCACAAAGAGAGGAAGGATGAAAGACAA AGTGCCAGCATTCCCGATGCCCTGTGTGACAAGGACACGGACTGCCTGGAAGGAGAAGCAGTGGTGGCTGGCAATG GGGTTAAGACTGGCCGTTGTTTGAAAGACAGgggcagcaccagagggacttgtGAGATACTGGCCTGGTGCCCAGTGGAGAAAAGATCCAAGCCCAA GAAACCACTTCTAGGCAGTGCAGAAAACTTCACTGTTTACATCAAGAACTCCATTCGCTTCCCCAAGTTTAAGTTCTCCAA GATGAATGTGCTGGCCACTGACAACGAGTCCTACCTGAAGAGCTGTCGGTACAGCCAGGAGCATCCCTACTGCCCCATCTTCGTGCTGGGCAACATCGTCCGCTGGGCTGGGGGCGACTTCCAGGAAATGGCCTCGCAG GGTGGTGTGATAGGAATTCAGATTGAATGGAACTGTGATCTTGATAAAGCCCCTTCTGAATGTAATCCTCACTATTCTTTTAGCCGGCTGGATAACAAgtctgcagaaacctccatctcTTCTGGGTACAACTTCAG GTTTGCCAAGTATTACCGGGATGCTGAGGGGGTCGACTACCGGACGCTCATTAAAGCCTACGGAATCCGCTTCGATGTGATGGTGAACGGCAAG GCAGGGAAATTTAACATCATTCCCACCATCATCAATATCAGCTCGGGGCTGGCACTCATGGGAGCT GGAGCTTTCTTTTGTGACCTGGTGCTGCTGTATCTGATCAAGAAGAGTAACTTTTATCGAGGCAAAAAGTATGAGGAAGTAAA GTCCAACTCCAGGAAGTCCTTGTCCAGCCCTACGCTGAACGGGAATCAGAGCCCGGAGCAGCTCGATGGGCTCTAG
- the P2RX5 gene encoding P2X purinoceptor 5 isoform X2, whose product MGQVAWKALFLSLFDYKTEKYVIAKNKKVGVLYRVVQLSILAYLVGWVFVVKKGYQDTDTSLQSSVITKLKGVAFTNTSELGERIWDVADYVIPPQGESVFFVMTNLIVTPNQRQATCAESASIPDALCDKDTDCLEGEAVVAGNGVKTGRCLKDRGSTRGTCEILAWCPVEKRSKPKKPLLGSAENFTVYIKNSIRFPKFKFSKMNVLATDNESYLKSCRYSQEHPYCPIFVLGNIVRWAGGDFQEMASQGGVIGIQIEWNCDLDKAPSECNPHYSFSRLDNKSAETSISSGYNFRFAKYYRDAEGVDYRTLIKAYGIRFDVMVNGKAGKFNIIPTIINISSGLALMGAGAFFCDLVLLYLIKKSNFYRGKKYEEVKSNSRKSLSSPTLNGNQSPEQLDGL is encoded by the exons ATGGGGCAGGTGGCTTGGAAGGCtttatttctgtctcttttcGATTATAAAACGGAGAAATACGTCATTGCCAAGAACAAGAAGGTTGGGGTCCTCTACCGAGTGGTgcagctctccatcctggcTTACCTGGTGGG GTGGGTGTTTGTGGTCAAGAAAGGCTACCAGGACACAGACACGTCCCTCCAGAGCTCTGTCATCACCAAGCTGAAAGGGGTGGCCTTCACCAACACCTcggagctgggggagaggatTTGGGATGTTGCAGACTATGTCATCCCTCCCCAG GGCGAAAGTGTCTTCTTTGTCATGACAAATCTGATTGTGACCCCAAACCAGAGACAAGCCACGTGTGCTGAG AGTGCCAGCATTCCCGATGCCCTGTGTGACAAGGACACGGACTGCCTGGAAGGAGAAGCAGTGGTGGCTGGCAATG GGGTTAAGACTGGCCGTTGTTTGAAAGACAGgggcagcaccagagggacttgtGAGATACTGGCCTGGTGCCCAGTGGAGAAAAGATCCAAGCCCAA GAAACCACTTCTAGGCAGTGCAGAAAACTTCACTGTTTACATCAAGAACTCCATTCGCTTCCCCAAGTTTAAGTTCTCCAA GATGAATGTGCTGGCCACTGACAACGAGTCCTACCTGAAGAGCTGTCGGTACAGCCAGGAGCATCCCTACTGCCCCATCTTCGTGCTGGGCAACATCGTCCGCTGGGCTGGGGGCGACTTCCAGGAAATGGCCTCGCAG GGTGGTGTGATAGGAATTCAGATTGAATGGAACTGTGATCTTGATAAAGCCCCTTCTGAATGTAATCCTCACTATTCTTTTAGCCGGCTGGATAACAAgtctgcagaaacctccatctcTTCTGGGTACAACTTCAG GTTTGCCAAGTATTACCGGGATGCTGAGGGGGTCGACTACCGGACGCTCATTAAAGCCTACGGAATCCGCTTCGATGTGATGGTGAACGGCAAG GCAGGGAAATTTAACATCATTCCCACCATCATCAATATCAGCTCGGGGCTGGCACTCATGGGAGCT GGAGCTTTCTTTTGTGACCTGGTGCTGCTGTATCTGATCAAGAAGAGTAACTTTTATCGAGGCAAAAAGTATGAGGAAGTAAA GTCCAACTCCAGGAAGTCCTTGTCCAGCCCTACGCTGAACGGGAATCAGAGCCCGGAGCAGCTCGATGGGCTCTAG
- the P2RX5 gene encoding P2X purinoceptor 5 isoform X3 yields the protein MTNLIVTPNQRQATCAEVGRTEPLDPQTPAKPGKGTDRGHFWSHKERKDERQSASIPDALCDKDTDCLEGEAVVAGNGVKTGRCLKDRGSTRGTCEILAWCPVEKRSKPKKPLLGSAENFTVYIKNSIRFPKFKFSKMNVLATDNESYLKSCRYSQEHPYCPIFVLGNIVRWAGGDFQEMASQGGVIGIQIEWNCDLDKAPSECNPHYSFSRLDNKSAETSISSGYNFRFAKYYRDAEGVDYRTLIKAYGIRFDVMVNGKAGKFNIIPTIINISSGLALMGAGAFFCDLVLLYLIKKSNFYRGKKYEEVKSNSRKSLSSPTLNGNQSPEQLDGL from the exons ATGACAAATCTGATTGTGACCCCAAACCAGAGACAAGCCACGTGTGCTGAGGTAGGAAGAACTGAGCCCCTTGACCCCCAGACCCCTGCAAAACCAGGGAAAGGAACTGACAGAGGACACTTCTGGAGCCACAAAGAGAGGAAGGATGAAAGACAA AGTGCCAGCATTCCCGATGCCCTGTGTGACAAGGACACGGACTGCCTGGAAGGAGAAGCAGTGGTGGCTGGCAATG GGGTTAAGACTGGCCGTTGTTTGAAAGACAGgggcagcaccagagggacttgtGAGATACTGGCCTGGTGCCCAGTGGAGAAAAGATCCAAGCCCAA GAAACCACTTCTAGGCAGTGCAGAAAACTTCACTGTTTACATCAAGAACTCCATTCGCTTCCCCAAGTTTAAGTTCTCCAA GATGAATGTGCTGGCCACTGACAACGAGTCCTACCTGAAGAGCTGTCGGTACAGCCAGGAGCATCCCTACTGCCCCATCTTCGTGCTGGGCAACATCGTCCGCTGGGCTGGGGGCGACTTCCAGGAAATGGCCTCGCAG GGTGGTGTGATAGGAATTCAGATTGAATGGAACTGTGATCTTGATAAAGCCCCTTCTGAATGTAATCCTCACTATTCTTTTAGCCGGCTGGATAACAAgtctgcagaaacctccatctcTTCTGGGTACAACTTCAG GTTTGCCAAGTATTACCGGGATGCTGAGGGGGTCGACTACCGGACGCTCATTAAAGCCTACGGAATCCGCTTCGATGTGATGGTGAACGGCAAG GCAGGGAAATTTAACATCATTCCCACCATCATCAATATCAGCTCGGGGCTGGCACTCATGGGAGCT GGAGCTTTCTTTTGTGACCTGGTGCTGCTGTATCTGATCAAGAAGAGTAACTTTTATCGAGGCAAAAAGTATGAGGAAGTAAA GTCCAACTCCAGGAAGTCCTTGTCCAGCCCTACGCTGAACGGGAATCAGAGCCCGGAGCAGCTCGATGGGCTCTAG